agcagtggcacaagcagtagggcatttgccttgtatgcagctaacctaggagaaccacggttcaattccccaatgtcctatattgtcccccaagccaagaacgatttctgagcgcatagccaggagtaacccctgagcatcacaaacaaaacaaaacataaaatcacccctggcagacttgggggaccatatcgaatgctggggatccaacacaggtttgtcccgggtcagctgcatccaaggcctTACTTGCCCACAACCAAGGCCTCACTGGCCCACCTCATAGGTGACCCATTGACCCAAGGCCCCAATACACATCATCGTATTGAATTTTCACCTAGGATCTTGCTAAGTTTAACTGACATCGAAATGGGTTGAAACCCAAGCCTAAGTTCAAAGCCCACAAGACTCAATCACAGAAAAGCAAACTGGGGGCCCTCTGAGTGGCCCCTCATTCTCACTGATCCAGGCTTGTCCTGTTCCTACTATTTCACCATCACAACCAGCTGCTTGTTCTGAAGTGTTTGGGAAGATGGGGAGACCCTTGGGAGCCTGGGCTTTGACCCCTACGAATATCTCTTCCTTTCCCAGGTGCCACCCTCAAACCTCTATCCCCCACTATCTAACCTTCACAGCCCACGTAATTTAAAACCACTGCCCCCCATTTTAAGCTCTGGCCTAGCAGTGCATGACCTTGTTCCCACCGATCATTCCTTTTCTAGGCTCCATCCACGGATGTCTGCCTTGAAACCTCCAGCTGAGCTTGGATCTTGGACCTCCAGTTGCAAGACCTCCAACCAAGGGTCCTTCATCAACCTCAGCCTCACCTGCACCTCCGACTTCAGGCTACtctcccccaagctctgccaggcaTCACCGACCCCGCCCATTGGGCTTCCCCCAAGGGAAGAAGTTGACTTCTCAGGGCACCATCTTCCCCCTGTGGTCTTGTCCAGTCTCCCCAGAGGGTTCCCATGCTCAGCTAAGGATCCCTCAGCACAGATCCTTCCTACCTCTGGCACCGACCAAGCACCAACTTCTCCTAGCCCCGCCCACATACAAGCCACGCCCTTTCACTGGCTCCACCCCTTGCAAATTACACCTCTAAAGACCTCCCACCCAGGAGGGAGATTGACCATGCCCCCAAACCACAACCGCGCCCCACAGGAACCATCTCATTGGCCACAGCCACGCCCCCACTGGCCCCTCCCCAAGGCGTCATCTCATTGGGCTACCATAAGGCCACGCCCACAGCCACACCCTCCCACCGACTCCTCCCCATGGACATCATCTCATTGGTCGACCCAACCACGCCTACACTGGCCTGCCTCATAGGTGACCCATTGACCCACTCTCAAACCACGCCACCGCCACGCCCACGTCCTCCCACTGACCCCTCCCCACGGGCATCAACTCATTGGTCCATCCTCAAAGCACGCCCACTTCCCCCCACCCTACTGGCCCTGCCCCACGGATATCTCATTGGCCCGCCCTCACACCACGCCCACCGCCACACCCTCCCACCGACTCCTCCCCACGGGCACCATCTCATTGGCTCACCCTCCAACAACGCCTCACTGACCACGCCTCACAGGCATCTCATTGGTCCACCCTCTAGCCACGGCCTCCTCTGGCCCCGCCTCAAAGCTCATTGGTCCGTCCTTAAACCACGCCCACCGCCACGCCTTCCCACTGACACATCCCATTGGCCCACCCTCAAAACCACGCCCACAGCCCCGCCCTCCCACTGACTCCTCCCCACGGGCACCATCTCATTGGCTCACCCTCAACCACCTCACTGACCACGCCTCACAGGCATCTCATTGGTCCACCCTCTAGCCACGGCCTCCTCTGGCCCCGCCTCAAAGCTCATTGGTCCGTCCTCAAACCACGCCCGCCGCCACGCCTTCCCACTGACACATCCCATTGGCCCACCCTCAAAACACGCCCATCGACAGATCATTGGTCCGCCCTCAAAACCACGCCCACAGTCCCCCCCTCCCgccggccccgcccccggcccggCCCTGCCCGCTCGCGGCTGCTCACCGTCGCCGTCCGCCGCCCCGAAGATTTCCTGCTCCAGGCGCCGCGCCTCCTCGCGGCCGCGCAGCTCGAAGCGCCGCGCCCAGCCGGGCCGCGCCCGCCACAGCTCCTGCACCAGCAGCGGCCGCTCCAGGTCGCCCAGCACGCGCAGGTGCTCGGCCCGCCACTCGCCGCCGCCCGCGCCCGCCGCCGGCCGGCCCAGCGCGTCGCACAGCGCGAAGCCGTCCGCGCAGGAGCCGCTGTCGCCCGCGCCGCCGCCGGGGCCGCCCGCCAGCCCGTAGCGCTCCAGCGCCTCGGCCACCAGCTCCCGCGCCGTGGAGCGCGCCGTGGCCAGCACGCTCTTGTAGTTGGCGCCCGACGCCAGCCCCGCGCCGAAGATCTTGAGCACGCCCGGCGGCGCCGTGGCGCGGGTGGCCAGCGCGGGCTCGGGCACCACGCCCGCCGCCAGCTCGGGCAGCTTCTTCTCGCTGGCCCAGCGCTGCGCGCCCCCCGGCGAGCCCGGGGCCCCCGCGCCGCCGGCCCCGGTGCCCGAGCCCCGGAACAGCTGCGAGATGCGCTTGGCCCGGCTCCCCGACGCGCCGCCGGCCGCCTTCACCGCGCCCACCCGCCGCAGCTCCAcgtgcggcggcggcgggggcagCGGCTCGCTGCTGCGGCTCCCCGTGTCGGACGACGACGACCTGGGACGTGGTGGCGGGCAGCAGGGGTGGGTTGGGGGGTCCCCAGAGACAGACGCAGTCGGGGGAGGGAGATCAGAGGGTGGCGTGCGAAGCCCCCCGGGGAGAGACCCAGAATGAGCAGAGATGCGGGGGGAACGGAGattgtggggtggggggagaagagagagagaaagagagacggCTAATgattaccaaaaacaaaaaacacaattgcGAAAAACAattaatgcataaaaataaaaagtaaaaccacACAAGAGCACTGGCCCTTAAGTCAACAGAAAGGCGAACCCCGCAGAAGGAAGTCCCAAGAGGTGGCCAGGGCGGCGGAGGAAGGAAAGTGAATCAGAGACGACTCCATCTGTGTGACCCCAACCCTGTGTCCATCCGGCTGGCCATTTCCCCCCTACTGGGCTCTGGATTCCTGGGGCCAGTGTCCCctcccgcctgcctgcctgcctgcctgctgccTTTGGGCTTTCAAGACAAGGCCAAGATTTCTGGGTGGGGGTTCCCCCCAGCACTCCTACAGCAGGGCTAGGGCTCAAGAAGCAAGAGGGTTGTTTGCGAGAGGAGTGGGGTGGTGGGCAGGGGGGATAGGGGGCTACTCACTTGACCGAGGCAGCACTGGGCCAGCGCCGCCCCAACTTGGCTAGTTGTTTTCGGGGTGAATTGATCCACAGGCCCACGGGGAGATGGAGTTTTCCAAAGCGGGGGCTTCCGCCCTCCTTCCGTTCTCCAGATAGCATGGCCCTGAGGATGGGTAGGGGAGCCCCCCACACTTTAAATCCTGAGTGGTGGGGATGGGGGGGGCCCAAGGGGACCTGGGATGCCAAATTCTGGGGAGGGAAGTTAGGACTCAAACTCTCACCTGCCAGTGGGGAGTGAGAATGGGAACGTGGACGCCCCCCAGGGGGGTGAAGACAGGGGCTGGGTCTGGGGTGTAGGGAGCCTGAGTCTTTCCTTACCCTGCTTGGGGTGCTGGCAGCTCCCAGGGGGGGCCTGGCTCCGTCGGCCTGGCTTGATTTCTGACCCCTCTGCTCCCTCCTTCAGCCTGCGTCTGTGTCCCAGCTCCCAGCACTGGGTGGGGGACAGGAAAAGGCGAGAGGAAACCGGTCAGGAAGAGCGGGGAGGGGGCGTCCTGTGAGGGGACCAGGCCTGGGGGAGGAGACCTGGGGAGGGCAGGTCCTGCCCCACGCCCCAGTCCTGGAATTATACCCACTCCGGTTGTGCCCTTCTTTCCAGGGCCCGGGACTTGGGGGTGCCGCTGCAGGCCGGACCCCAACCCCAGAAGCCTCGAAGGACCCAAATGAGAATCAGGGAGGAGGACCACAATCAGATCTCTttattctgggatttttttttttatttcctcttttactCCTGAATTGTTGTAGAGATGTCATCCGTGCCCTGGTCCTTGTCCTTGCCCACATCATCCACGTTGTCTTTGACCTCTGGCATGTCTTGGACCTCTGCTTTGTCCTTAACTTCTGCCTTGCCCATGATCTTTGACTTGTTCTTGACCGCTGCCTTGTCCTTGACCTTTGCCTTGTTCTTGACCTCTGTCTTGTCCTTGACCTCTGCCTTGTCCTGGGCACTGTCCTCGACTGTTTCGTCCAGGTTGTCCTGGTCCTTTTCTTCTGGAACCTTCTGCTTTGGGGCAGCCCCAAATGCGAAGTGGAGCCACTCAGCCACCTCCGTGAAACGAAAGCAAAATAAtctggggatggggaggggatgaaaaaaggggggggggaagattGCAAGCCTGGCCAGTGGGTAGTCAAGCCcgtcccacccaccctccctcaATTGGATCTAGCAATCATGCAAACTAGCCTAAGTTAGCACCACCCCCGATTTTTCCTAAGCTCCATCTCCCCCAAAGAAACCCAGCATtgaggggctggacagatagcacagtggtagggcgtttgccttgcacacagccgattcaggacagacagtgcttcgaacccaggcatcccatatggtcccccatgcctgccaggagcgatttctgagcgcagagctaggagtaacccctgagcgccgccggtgtgacccaaaaaccaaaacaaaacaacaaaaaggaaccCAGCATTGGGGTGCCCGTAGCTCCCAGACCCCCTCCAGTGTAGTGGCAGGCCAGATCCTCCTCTCCCAGCCCTGCCTTCTTAGCGGGCGGCTTACATGAACGCAAGGGCCAGTATCAGCACCAGGGAGGTCCAGATCAGAATGGTGATGAGGGATTTTTGCAACTTCTTCGGTTCCGGAGTCAGGGACTCGGTCGGCGTGTGGTCCATGATGTGAGAGTTGGAGCCAGGGAGCGGGCGGCTGGTAATGCGTTTATCCGCATCAGCTGGCACAATCTCATCTTCGCGGCTTTTGGGCAACACTGATGGGGGGCACAAAGCCATGCTGGGAGGGCTGCTGAGGAGGGTCTCTTCCGCACCCCCAACTGGCTCTGGAACCCTCCAGGGGAGAATCAAGCCTCCTGGGGTGAAAAGCTGATCTTCCCTCCAGTCTGACAGAGCAGGAGGCCCCGCCCCTAGCAGATGACCACACCCCTAGACCAAAGGCCACGCCCACACGACTCCTCCCATGGGTGACAACCTGGGCCAGATACCACGCCCACTGCCACACCCACAAAGGATGGCCACACCCCACCCAAAGGCCACGCCCACAACACCAGCCCCAACAAGGCAGTCACACCCCTGGGTCGAACGCCACGCCCACACGGCCCACCCTAAACGGTGGCCACACCTCTTTCAAAAGGCCACGCCCACAACGCCAACCCCAACAGGTAGCCACACCCCTGGGCCTAACGCCACGCCCACATAACACACCCACTGGCCACACCCCTGTCCAAAGCCACGCCCATACAGCCAGCCCCAACAGGTTGGCCAAACCCTAGCCTAGGCCAAAGGCCCCAACAGGTGACCCCGCCCATTAATCAATGGCCACGCCCTGTCCCCAAAGCCACGCCCACTGGCAGTTCTCTCGAAAACCCAGATTTCTCTGCGCTGACCTTTGACTCTATAGTGCAGGATCGTGGCTGGGGTGTTTTGCACGGATCCTAGCACGCAGCTGTATTTCCCTTCATCTTCTGGCCCCACCATGGGCTTGGAAAGGGTGGGCTCCTTCCCCTCGGACAGCAACGTCTTAGTGTTGTTCTCCCAAACCTAGACCCAAGCTCAAGGGGTCACAGCGGCCTGGGGGATTCAGGGGGTGGGGGAGTACCGGGATGAGAAAATCGAGGGACCTCCGGAATGGGAGACTGGGAGTCCAGGGTGGTCAGGGGTGGAGTGAGTTCCAGGAAGGTGGGTGGGTAGCCGGTGGGTGATGGAGGGGGGAGGTGCAGGAGAGCTGGAGGGCCCCACCCTGTAGAAGCTGTATGTGGTCAGACCCTCAGAGGCTTGATGCCAGTTCAGCTCGCAGTTCAGGACCAAATCTTCCAAGAGATGGACGCTGATGTGTCGTTCTGGGGAGCAAGGAACTGAGATGCTCCTTCCCGGGCCAGGGAGGATTGTCGCCTCCCCTTCCATGTGCTGTCACCTCCACTCCTGGGCCCCCTTCTCCTATCCGCTGGCTCTGCCCTCCCTAGGTGCTGCCTCTCCTCCGGCCCTGTCTCCTGGGGCTGGGCCCACTCTCTCACCCCCGCAATCCATGGACTTGTGACAGGCGTGAACCTGCTTCTTGCAGGTTCTGCACCAAATCAAGGTCTGCAACATGGTTCCTGAGGGGGCAAGGTCAAGCCTGTATTTGTCCCTCAAGAGAGGGGC
This window of the Suncus etruscus isolate mSunEtr1 chromosome 14, mSunEtr1.pri.cur, whole genome shotgun sequence genome carries:
- the IZUMO1 gene encoding izumo sperm-egg fusion protein 1, coding for MGPRLPALLIVVLAGRLLPARGCVMCDPNVRKMVDHLETTYLPGHLETQYHEDFLTRVKQALEDFKDLPIDEDAYMGVIDQPTLEKVSWSLIKDIKRMTESDVKGELFVKEFLWMLKMEKDIFARVVGRFQRQAFCPNKCGTMLQTLIWCRTCKKQVHACHKSMDCGERHISVHLLEDLVLNCELNWHQASEGLTTYSFYRVWENNTKTLLSEGKEPTLSKPMVGPEDEGKYSCVLGSVQNTPATILHYRVKVLPKSREDEIVPADADKRITSRPLPGSNSHIMDHTPTESLTPEPKKLQKSLITILIWTSLVLILALAFILFCFRFTEVAEWLHFAFGAAPKQKVPEEKDQDNLDETVEDSAQDKAEVKDKTEVKNKAKVKDKAAVKNKSKIMGKAEVKDKAEVQDMPEVKDNVDDVGKDKDQGTDDISTTIQE